GCTCGCGCCGGAATGCCGCAGCACGTTCGACAGCGACTCCTGCACGATCAGCAGCAGCTCGCGGGTGGCCGTGGGGCAGAGCCGGTGTGCCGTGTCGCGCTCGTCCAGGCGCCATTCCATCGCGATGCCCTGGCGGTCTAGCGCCGGCTGCACGCGGTAGCGCACCATGGCCAGCGAGGCGATCAGCGACTGCTCGGTGGCGAAGAGTCGGTCCACCGCGATGCGCAGCTCGAGCAGGCAGCTCTCCAGCGCCGACACCAGTTCATGCTGTTGAGGGGTGTCGCGCGGCTGGCGCGCCATCACGCTCAGCAGGTGCGAACCCAGGCCGTCGTGCAGGTCCTGGGCGATGCGCTGGCGCTGCTGCTGCAAGGCACGGTCGACCAGGCTGGCGAGCCGTGCCGGCAGCTCGGCCCTGCCGCCGGTTCTGCCCAGGCGCATGTGGCGCAGGGCCAGCAGCGCCACCGCCACCACGAACAACATGTCGAGCGTGGCCTGGCCGTAGGAGGCGGCGGCACCGTGGATCTCGATGCTGCGCACCGTCAGCATCATGCCGACCGCGACGATGCCGCTCCAGGCCAGCCGGCGCCGGGCGATCTGGTAGCGGGCCTCGAAGAAATGCCAGGCGACCGCGTGGGTGAAAAACGAGATCGCCAGCGCACCGACCAGCCCGGCCTGCCAGCTCCAGCCGCTCATCGCCATCTTGTAGCCGGAGTTCCAGCCGGCCAGCCCGATCAGCGCGGCCACGCCGGCGGCACAGCCCATGCCCAGGATGCGCGGTGCACCGAAGGCCGCGCCCATCTGGCAGAACAGCAGCAGTCCGCACATGCGCACCGTCAGCCGGAAGGATTCGATTTCGGAGTCGATGTTTGAGGCATCGATCAGGCCGTTGAGCGAGCCGTACGACAGCGCTCCGTCGAGCAGCCAGGAACCGGTCAGCACCGCGTAGGCCACCGTCAGCTGCGAACCACGCCGGCTGTGCGTGCGCCATTGCAGCAGCAGGCCGGACACGGCGACGAGCCATGCCACCTCGATTCCACCGAACGCGGGCGGCTCCATTTCGTCTGTGTTCTTCGGTCGGGTCGGTCGATGCCCTGACCTAGATCAGGCCATGCTGGTTGGCGTAGTTGATGGCCTGGGTGCGCGAATGCACCTGCAGCTTGCGGTAGATGTTCTTCACGTGGCAGTTGACCGTCTGCACGCTGATGTGCAGCCGCTCGCCCACCTCGGCGCTGGTGAAGCCCGACGAGATGTGGCGCAGCACGTCCTTCTCGCGGGTCGACAGCACGCTGTGTTCGTGCGTGCTGTCGCTGGTGTGGGAGCGGGCGTGCGAGAAATCGAGCTGCCCCAGCAGACGACGCGCCAGCTGCGGCGTGATCGGCGCGCCGCCGTTGACCACTTCCAGCACCGCACGCGAGAAGTTGCCGAACCATGAGTTCTTGATGAGAAAGCCGGTCGCGCCCATGCTGAAGGCCTGCAGCACCCGCCGGTCGTCGTCGATGCCCGACACCACCACCACCTCGATGCCCGGGCGGATGGCCAGGGCCTGGGTGATCAGCTCGAAGCCCGAGCCATCGCCCAGGTTCAGGTCGACCAGCAGCACGTCGAAGGCCACCTGCGGGATGATCTTGCGGGCCTCGCGAAAATTGGCCGCCTGGCCGACCACCTGGATGCGCAGATCGGTCAGCAGGTCCTGCACGATGACGTTGCGGATGTGCGGGTCGTCGTCGACCACCAGCACGTTGATCGGGCGCTCCCGCTGGCCACGGAAAAGCTCGGGCCAGGTCGGCATGTCCGAAGCACGGGTCGACGGGGAAATGATGTCCGCCAGGGAGTCGTCGTAGAACGACGCGGGGGCGGACGAATCGGTCTTGTTTTCGTGAACCGGAAACATGAATTGACTCCCAGGTGCTTGTTGTTACGAAACGCAAGTTACCCGTCGACCGGAATTTTGGAACGACAAGAAAAGAAAAAATACTATTTGTTACTTATGTTTCGATCACAAAGAAATCTATTGCCGATGAGCCGTCGATAGGACGCAATCCAGCGGAAAAGTGAGTGCTTCGCACACGTTTTCATGCCCTGCCTACCGCTCGGGCGCTAACCACGGCCACTCGCGGGGACAATGCCACCATGACAACCCTTCACCGTCGCGCCCTGCTCTGGCGCCTGGGCTTACCCATTTCCGTGATGCTCCCGGCCACTGCCGCCCGAGCCGGTTACAACCTCTGGACCGGCGAATACACCGTCACCCGGGCGGAGGCGCAGGCCCGCATCGACACCCGCTTTCCGCTGGCCCTGCGCTATGCCCAATTGTTCGAAGTGCGCGTGAGCCGGCCGCGCCTCGTGCTGGACTCGGCAGCCGGCCGGGCGGCCATCTCGGTCGACCTCGACGTGCGCAACGTGTTCACGACCCGCCCCCTGCCGGGCATGCTCACGATCAGCAGCAAGCTGCGCTACGACGCCGCCACGCGTGCGATCCGGCTGACCGACCCATCCGCCGACCGCATCGAATTCAAGGGCCTGTCCGCGGCGGACGCACAGCAGCTGCAGGCCATCGGCCAACTGGTGGCGCAGGAGGCGCTGCGCGACTATGCGATCCACACCTTCACCGAGCAGGACCTCACCATGGGCAGCCGGGTGTTCGTTCCCGGCGAGATCACCGTCGTGGAAGACGGCATCAAGGTGAAGGTCGACTGAGGCGACGGCCGCGCCGCCCCGCCGCGCTCAACTCGCGACGATGCCCGCGTTGCGCACCACTTCGCCGAGCCGGCGCGTCTCGCCGTCGATGAAGGCGGCGAACTCCTTGCCGCCCATAGGCCGCGGAATGCAGCCGCTGTCGGCGATGCGGGCCGACACCGCCGGCTCGCGGATCGCCGCCAGCGCCTGGCGCTCGAGCAGCGCCTTGCGCGCCTCGGGCACGTGGGCCGGCAGCAGCAGGCCGAACCAGCC
The nucleotide sequence above comes from Xylophilus sp. GOD-11R. Encoded proteins:
- a CDS encoding sensor histidine kinase, whose protein sequence is MEPPAFGGIEVAWLVAVSGLLLQWRTHSRRGSQLTVAYAVLTGSWLLDGALSYGSLNGLIDASNIDSEIESFRLTVRMCGLLLFCQMGAAFGAPRILGMGCAAGVAALIGLAGWNSGYKMAMSGWSWQAGLVGALAISFFTHAVAWHFFEARYQIARRRLAWSGIVAVGMMLTVRSIEIHGAAASYGQATLDMLFVVAVALLALRHMRLGRTGGRAELPARLASLVDRALQQQRQRIAQDLHDGLGSHLLSVMARQPRDTPQQHELVSALESCLLELRIAVDRLFATEQSLIASLAMVRYRVQPALDRQGIAMEWRLDERDTAHRLCPTATRELLLIVQESLSNVLRHSGASRVRVTLDYTAGGEYMVLEITDNGRGFPVAEHAPQVSADGSPVERIGGRGVQGLHHRAERLGADLEMRSVIGKGTTIRLSMPL
- a CDS encoding response regulator transcription factor, giving the protein MFPVHENKTDSSAPASFYDDSLADIISPSTRASDMPTWPELFRGQRERPINVLVVDDDPHIRNVIVQDLLTDLRIQVVGQAANFREARKIIPQVAFDVLLVDLNLGDGSGFELITQALAIRPGIEVVVVSGIDDDRRVLQAFSMGATGFLIKNSWFGNFSRAVLEVVNGGAPITPQLARRLLGQLDFSHARSHTSDSTHEHSVLSTREKDVLRHISSGFTSAEVGERLHISVQTVNCHVKNIYRKLQVHSRTQAINYANQHGLI
- a CDS encoding DUF1439 domain-containing protein; translated protein: MTTLHRRALLWRLGLPISVMLPATAARAGYNLWTGEYTVTRAEAQARIDTRFPLALRYAQLFEVRVSRPRLVLDSAAGRAAISVDLDVRNVFTTRPLPGMLTISSKLRYDAATRAIRLTDPSADRIEFKGLSAADAQQLQAIGQLVAQEALRDYAIHTFTEQDLTMGSRVFVPGEITVVEDGIKVKVD